A genomic segment from Thiomicrorhabdus aquaedulcis encodes:
- a CDS encoding putative bifunctional diguanylate cyclase/phosphodiesterase, giving the protein MFKKLARVSYVKTVFWAFVFILPFAYIQNSVIQSDSGLVGWLIPLFASVFLGVAWGWIYERNEQHQREKLLFKAVADFSLEFVSLRTVEGVYQYVSPAVLSITGYQPEDFYQTPSFMDSIIYKDDCQAWLSHSHHMNDDGAPEKVEFRVVKRDGEVRWLEHLCGTVRDPSGHVIGVRSINIDITERKLAEHQLEHLGLFDPLTDLPNRRYLSDYMQKLIAQNSTYFDELTIHGEHAGEFAVLFIDLDRFKYVNDAYGHSIGDALLQEVAGRFKHSCLEVEQAMIARFGGDEFVLVTQQSTSSAALQGCVLRINQLLEAPFRIEGHRLSIGATAGIAVYPRDGVTPEALIQHADAAMFKAKSQGLSMAFFAHEMAEHATEMVDMQTRLRAALKTDCIKPYYQPLIELKSGQMVGAEVLARWILPDGSHGPSPGVFIPVSEETGLIGAVSETLMAQAGADIAKWQALGVDIKFSINVSARQFADEVFCERAIEQFERLGVDLARVQIELTESVLLNNVERSLEKIELLKSRGFSIALDDFGTGFSSLHYLTLFPFDTLKIDRAFVIDIIDDKRQFAIAKAMIHLAHDLSMTVVAEGIETDEQRQVLSDLGCDVGQGYWFSRPICPEALSEFIVINQRDMTMTRPGKKV; this is encoded by the coding sequence ATGTTTAAGAAATTGGCGCGCGTAAGTTACGTTAAAACGGTGTTTTGGGCGTTTGTGTTTATTTTGCCGTTTGCGTACATTCAAAATAGTGTAATTCAGTCTGATTCTGGGTTAGTTGGCTGGTTAATACCGCTGTTTGCCAGTGTGTTTTTGGGTGTAGCTTGGGGGTGGATTTATGAGCGTAATGAGCAGCATCAACGCGAAAAACTTTTGTTTAAAGCGGTGGCTGACTTTTCATTAGAGTTTGTGTCGTTGCGCACCGTAGAGGGTGTGTATCAGTATGTGTCGCCCGCAGTGTTGTCTATTACGGGTTATCAGCCAGAAGATTTTTATCAAACCCCAAGCTTTATGGATTCCATTATTTACAAAGACGATTGCCAGGCCTGGTTAAGTCATTCGCATCACATGAACGATGATGGCGCGCCTGAAAAAGTTGAATTTAGAGTGGTTAAACGTGATGGCGAGGTGCGCTGGCTTGAGCATTTGTGCGGCACGGTTAGAGACCCTTCGGGGCATGTTATTGGGGTGCGCTCCATTAATATTGACATTACAGAGCGTAAGTTGGCCGAGCATCAGTTAGAGCACTTGGGTTTGTTTGATCCGCTTACTGATTTGCCTAATCGACGTTATTTAAGCGATTATATGCAAAAATTAATTGCGCAAAACAGCACGTATTTTGACGAATTAACCATTCATGGTGAGCATGCAGGTGAATTTGCGGTGCTGTTTATTGATTTGGATCGGTTTAAATATGTCAACGATGCTTATGGGCACTCAATTGGCGATGCGTTATTGCAAGAGGTCGCGGGGCGTTTTAAGCACAGTTGTTTAGAGGTAGAGCAAGCCATGATAGCGCGCTTTGGCGGTGATGAGTTTGTGTTGGTAACGCAGCAATCAACTAGCAGCGCCGCTTTACAAGGTTGTGTGTTGCGCATAAATCAGTTACTTGAAGCACCTTTTAGAATTGAGGGGCATCGTTTAAGCATAGGCGCGACAGCTGGAATTGCGGTGTATCCACGCGATGGCGTTACACCCGAAGCGCTGATTCAGCACGCCGATGCGGCTATGTTTAAGGCCAAAAGCCAGGGTTTAAGCATGGCATTTTTTGCTCATGAAATGGCCGAACACGCCACCGAAATGGTGGACATGCAAACGCGCTTGCGCGCTGCCTTAAAAACCGACTGTATTAAGCCGTATTATCAGCCATTGATTGAGTTAAAGAGTGGTCAAATGGTGGGCGCAGAAGTGTTGGCGCGTTGGATTTTACCCGATGGATCGCATGGGCCATCGCCGGGCGTGTTTATTCCTGTGTCAGAAGAAACGGGTTTGATTGGTGCGGTAAGCGAAACCTTAATGGCGCAAGCGGGTGCGGATATTGCTAAATGGCAGGCTTTGGGTGTTGATATTAAGTTTTCTATTAACGTTTCGGCGCGCCAATTTGCGGATGAGGTCTTTTGTGAACGGGCTATTGAGCAGTTTGAGCGGTTGGGTGTCGATTTGGCCCGAGTGCAAATTGAGCTGACCGAAAGTGTTTTACTTAATAATGTAGAGCGCAGTTTGGAAAAAATTGAGTTGTTAAAGTCTAGGGGTTTTTCAATTGCTTTAGACGATTTTGGTACCGGTTTTTCATCTTTGCACTATTTAACGCTGTTTCCGTTTGATACCTTAAAGATTGATCGTGCGTTTGTAATTGATATTATTGACGATAAACGTCAATTTGCGATTGCAAAAGCCATGATTCATTTGGCGCACGATTTGTCTATGACGGTGGTGGCTGAAGGGATTGAAACCGATGAGCAACGTCAAGTATTGTCCGACTTGGGGTGTGATGTGGGGCAAGGGTATTGGTTTAGCCGACCCATTTGCCCTGAGGCGTTAAGCGAGTTTATTGTTATAAATCAGCGCGACATGACAATGACCAGGCCTGGTAAAAAGGTTTAA
- the secD gene encoding protein translocase subunit SecD, with product MFQTRQTLITNTYPAWKYLLLIVVTIIGLTYALPNLFGDDPAVQITPAKSMVFNADTQDSVTKALSQASLAVKSLEFENGRFLIRFNNTEDQLKAQSVVKETLGRQAVVALNLAPATPDFLSALGAKPMYLGLDLRGGVHFLMDVDMDAAVDKAYERHVDEIKGVLREAAVRYVNVEVQDRTLNVQFKDMQTLQAGLLKLTETYSEQFSTTTVEDTAAPTVKLVLLPKAATEIQKFALQQNITTLRNRINELGVAEPVIQQQGDRRIVVQLPGVQDTARAKEILGATATLEFRMVEEKGDPYRAQKSGFAPNGALLYQFRDGKPILLQRSVIVSGENVINASSGIDSQQGSAMVNVTLDGAGGRKMLATTKQNVGNRMAVVFIENRVETVEENGVKTKVRITTKDVINAAVIRGQFADRFQITGLDSPQEAQDLALLLRAGALAAPMEIVEERTVGPSLGQDNINQGLMSVIVGFVLVLILMVWRYKVAGLVANVVLMLNVVVIVAVLSMLQATLTLPGIAGIVLTVGMAVDANVLIFERIREELKNGSVQAAIHAGYEKAFVTIADSNITTLLAAVLLFSFGSGPVKGFAITLSIGILTSMFTAIVGSRAIINLLYGNKRDVTKISI from the coding sequence ATGTTTCAAACACGACAAACCCTCATAACCAACACTTATCCGGCATGGAAATACCTGCTGCTGATTGTGGTTACCATCATTGGTTTAACCTACGCGTTACCCAACTTATTTGGTGATGATCCTGCGGTGCAAATTACCCCAGCAAAATCGATGGTATTTAATGCCGACACGCAAGACAGCGTAACAAAAGCCTTAAGCCAAGCCAGTTTAGCGGTTAAGTCGTTAGAGTTTGAAAATGGTCGTTTTTTAATTCGTTTTAATAATACCGAAGACCAGCTTAAAGCGCAGTCAGTGGTTAAAGAAACCTTAGGCCGTCAAGCGGTAGTCGCACTAAATTTAGCGCCAGCAACCCCCGATTTTTTAAGTGCACTGGGCGCAAAACCCATGTATTTAGGGCTTGATTTACGCGGCGGTGTCCACTTTTTAATGGACGTAGACATGGACGCGGCAGTCGACAAAGCTTATGAGCGTCATGTAGACGAAATTAAAGGCGTGTTGCGTGAAGCCGCCGTGCGCTACGTTAATGTAGAAGTACAAGACCGTACCTTAAATGTTCAGTTTAAAGATATGCAAACCTTGCAAGCAGGCCTGCTTAAACTGACCGAAACATACAGTGAGCAATTTAGCACCACCACTGTAGAAGACACGGCTGCACCTACTGTTAAACTGGTTTTGTTGCCTAAAGCCGCCACCGAAATTCAAAAGTTTGCATTGCAACAAAACATAACCACGTTACGCAATCGTATTAACGAGTTAGGCGTAGCCGAGCCGGTTATTCAGCAACAGGGCGATCGCCGTATTGTCGTGCAATTACCCGGTGTGCAAGACACCGCACGCGCTAAAGAGATTTTAGGCGCTACCGCCACACTTGAATTTAGAATGGTCGAAGAAAAAGGCGACCCGTATCGCGCGCAAAAAAGCGGCTTTGCTCCCAACGGGGCATTGCTGTATCAGTTTAGAGATGGCAAGCCAATTTTATTGCAACGCAGTGTGATTGTTAGCGGTGAAAACGTGATTAACGCCTCATCGGGCATTGATTCGCAACAAGGCTCGGCCATGGTTAACGTGACATTGGACGGTGCGGGTGGACGTAAAATGTTGGCCACCACCAAGCAAAATGTCGGTAATCGTATGGCGGTGGTGTTTATTGAAAACCGCGTTGAAACGGTCGAAGAAAACGGTGTAAAGACCAAAGTGCGTATCACCACAAAAGACGTGATTAATGCCGCTGTGATTCGTGGACAGTTTGCCGATCGTTTTCAAATTACTGGTTTGGATTCACCGCAAGAAGCACAAGATTTGGCGTTATTGTTGCGCGCCGGAGCCTTAGCCGCGCCCATGGAAATTGTTGAAGAACGTACCGTGGGGCCAAGCCTAGGGCAAGACAACATTAACCAAGGACTTATGTCGGTGATTGTTGGGTTTGTTTTAGTGTTAATTTTGATGGTTTGGCGCTACAAAGTCGCAGGGTTGGTGGCTAACGTAGTGCTCATGCTTAACGTAGTGGTGATTGTTGCGGTTCTGTCTATGTTGCAAGCTACTTTGACGTTGCCTGGTATTGCCGGAATTGTGTTAACCGTGGGTATGGCGGTGGATGCCAACGTGCTTATTTTTGAGCGTATTCGTGAAGAGCTTAAAAATGGATCGGTACAAGCGGCCATTCATGCTGGTTATGAAAAAGCGTTTGTGACCATTGCCGACTCCAATATT
- the tgt gene encoding tRNA guanosine(34) transglycosylase Tgt: protein MQFELDTTDGRARRGRLIFARGVVETPAFMPVGTYGSVKGMTPEEVEATGAQIILGNTFHLALRPGTDIIELHGDLHDFMHWKGPILTDSGGFQVFSLGKMRKIKEEGVTFNSPVSGAKIFMGPEESMEVQRKLGSDIVMIFDECTPYPATHEMAKVSMELSLRWAQRSKVAHGDNPAALFGIVQGGMFEDLRKVSVDALKAIGFDGYAIGGLSVGEPKEAMMETLDFTEPHMPKDKPRYLMGVGKPEDLVEAVRRGIDMFDCVMPTRNARNGFLFSRQGVVKIRNAKHKISLEPIDSECQCYTCQNYTRAYLHHLDKCKEIQGARLNTIHNLHYYQDLMRGLREAISAHRLEAFVDEFYAGIGQPVPVLLDSK from the coding sequence ATGCAATTTGAACTGGACACCACCGACGGCCGAGCGCGCCGTGGCCGATTAATCTTTGCGCGTGGCGTGGTCGAAACCCCGGCGTTTATGCCCGTTGGCACATACGGCTCGGTAAAAGGAATGACGCCCGAAGAGGTCGAAGCTACTGGCGCACAGATTATTTTAGGCAACACCTTTCATTTGGCACTGCGCCCGGGCACGGACATTATTGAGCTGCACGGCGATTTACACGATTTTATGCACTGGAAAGGTCCTATTTTGACGGATTCGGGCGGCTTTCAGGTGTTTAGCCTGGGTAAAATGCGCAAAATAAAAGAAGAAGGTGTGACGTTTAACAGTCCGGTCAGCGGCGCTAAAATATTTATGGGGCCAGAAGAGTCCATGGAAGTACAGCGTAAGTTGGGTTCGGACATTGTGATGATTTTTGACGAATGCACGCCTTATCCCGCCACTCATGAAATGGCTAAAGTGTCGATGGAACTGTCGTTGCGTTGGGCGCAACGTTCTAAAGTCGCGCACGGCGACAACCCAGCGGCGCTGTTTGGTATTGTGCAAGGCGGTATGTTTGAGGATTTGCGCAAAGTATCCGTTGACGCGTTAAAAGCCATTGGCTTTGACGGTTACGCCATTGGCGGTTTGTCGGTAGGCGAGCCCAAAGAGGCCATGATGGAAACGCTGGACTTTACCGAGCCGCACATGCCCAAAGACAAACCACGTTATTTAATGGGCGTGGGCAAACCCGAAGATTTGGTGGAAGCGGTGCGTCGGGGGATTGATATGTTTGATTGCGTCATGCCCACCCGCAACGCGCGTAACGGCTTTTTGTTTTCACGCCAAGGGGTGGTTAAAATTCGTAACGCCAAACACAAAATCAGCCTTGAGCCGATTGACAGCGAGTGCCAATGCTACACCTGCCAAAACTACACTCGCGCCTATTTACACCATTTAGATAAGTGCAAAGAGATTCAGGGCGCACGTTTAAACACCATACACAATTTGCACTACTACCAAGATTTAATGCGCGGATTGCGTGAGGCGATCAGCGCGCATCGGCTAGAGGCGTTTGTAGACGAATTTTACGCCGGAATTGGTCAGCCCGTCCCGGTACTTTTAGACTCTAAATGA